From Alcaligenes faecalis, the proteins below share one genomic window:
- a CDS encoding lysophospholipid acyltransferase family protein, giving the protein MISLFRFSWRAVVLIVWIVVGLLSVGLLFPVLRPGGRRVMVLRMSRLLMLICGVRVLQHGQAVQDRSVLYVSNHISWLDIFVLNSVRCTSFIAKSDIRRWPVIGWLVAGAGTVFIERGQRRAIQVVSQQMAVCFERGDAVGLFPEGTTSTGLDVQPFHASLFETAISLNVDIQPVALVFEQKGQRSERFAFVGEQSLVGNIWVLLSARHVSVHCHFLDLMPAQSCTQWGRSQTAQNAREQIRAIVCPEAVTVEA; this is encoded by the coding sequence TTGATTAGTTTATTTCGTTTTAGTTGGCGCGCTGTCGTTCTGATTGTGTGGATCGTGGTCGGCTTGTTAAGCGTCGGTCTGCTTTTTCCGGTATTGCGTCCAGGCGGACGCCGCGTCATGGTGCTGCGCATGTCGCGCCTCTTGATGCTGATCTGTGGCGTGCGCGTGCTCCAGCATGGCCAGGCCGTCCAGGATCGCTCGGTGCTGTATGTGTCCAACCATATTTCCTGGTTGGACATTTTTGTCCTTAACAGCGTGCGCTGCACTTCTTTCATTGCAAAAAGCGATATTCGCCGCTGGCCGGTCATTGGCTGGTTGGTTGCGGGTGCCGGTACGGTTTTCATCGAGCGTGGGCAGCGACGTGCCATTCAGGTCGTCAGCCAGCAAATGGCCGTGTGTTTCGAGCGTGGTGATGCCGTGGGCCTGTTCCCGGAAGGTACGACTTCGACGGGGCTGGATGTACAGCCTTTTCATGCCAGCCTGTTTGAGACCGCCATCAGCTTGAATGTAGATATCCAACCTGTTGCTTTGGTGTTTGAACAGAAAGGCCAGCGCAGCGAGCGTTTTGCCTTTGTGGGTGAGCAGTCTCTGGTTGGCAATATCTGGGTGTTGCTCAGCGCCCGCCATGTTTCCGTGCACTGCCATTTTCTGGATCTGATGCCTGCTCAGTCCTGTACGCAATGGGGGCGCTCACAAACGGCACAAAACGCCCGTGAACAGATTCGTGCGATCGTGTGCCCCGAGGCTGTCACCGTCGAGGCCTGA
- the hemL gene encoding glutamate-1-semialdehyde 2,1-aminomutase — MSRNSELFERACKVIPGGVNSPVRAFGSVGGTPCFVERAQGPYIWDADGQQYTDYVGSWGPAILGHSDPDVIKAVQEAAVHGLSYGAPTEGEVVLAETLTKMLPSIEQVRLVSSGTEATMSAIRLARGFTGRNTIIKFEGCYHGHADSLLVKAGSGLLTFGNPTSAGVPAEFVGHTLVLDYNDLDAVRDAFKQKGSEIACIIVEPFAGNMNLVRPAPGFLEGLRELCTEYGAVLIFDEVMTGFRVGPQGVQGLTGIRPDLTTLAKVIGGGMPVGAFGGRRDIMQCVAPVGGVYQAGTLSGNPVAVAAGLATLKKLAQPGFYDTLTANTANLIQGLKAAAKDAGVPFTADHQGGLFGIYFSENVPTSLAEVSAGDIERFKQFFHAMLNKGVYFAPSAFEAGFVSVQHTSDITDATVQAAREVFATFKN, encoded by the coding sequence ATGTCCCGTAACTCCGAACTTTTTGAACGTGCCTGCAAAGTCATCCCCGGCGGCGTCAACTCGCCCGTCCGTGCCTTCGGTTCCGTGGGCGGTACACCCTGCTTTGTCGAACGCGCCCAAGGCCCTTACATCTGGGATGCAGACGGCCAGCAATACACGGACTACGTAGGCTCCTGGGGGCCGGCCATTCTGGGCCACTCCGATCCGGACGTTATCAAGGCCGTACAGGAAGCCGCCGTACACGGCCTGTCCTACGGTGCGCCTACCGAAGGCGAGGTCGTGCTGGCTGAAACCCTGACCAAGATGCTGCCGTCCATCGAGCAAGTGCGTCTGGTCAGCTCCGGCACCGAAGCCACCATGAGCGCCATTCGTCTGGCCCGTGGCTTTACTGGCCGCAACACCATCATCAAATTTGAAGGCTGCTACCACGGCCACGCCGACAGCCTGCTGGTCAAAGCCGGTTCCGGCCTGCTGACCTTTGGCAACCCAACATCCGCAGGCGTACCGGCCGAGTTTGTGGGCCACACCCTGGTTCTGGACTACAACGATCTGGACGCCGTGCGCGATGCTTTCAAACAAAAAGGCAGCGAAATCGCCTGCATTATTGTTGAGCCTTTTGCCGGCAACATGAACCTGGTGCGCCCAGCCCCCGGCTTTCTGGAAGGCTTGCGTGAACTGTGTACCGAATACGGCGCCGTACTGATTTTTGACGAAGTCATGACGGGCTTCCGCGTTGGCCCTCAAGGCGTACAAGGTCTGACCGGCATTCGACCTGACCTGACCACATTGGCCAAGGTGATTGGTGGCGGTATGCCCGTTGGTGCTTTCGGTGGTCGCCGCGACATCATGCAATGCGTCGCTCCCGTCGGTGGCGTTTACCAGGCAGGCACCCTGTCCGGTAACCCTGTCGCTGTGGCGGCTGGTCTGGCCACCTTGAAGAAACTGGCTCAACCCGGCTTCTACGACACCCTGACCGCCAATACGGCCAACTTGATTCAGGGCCTGAAAGCGGCTGCGAAAGACGCCGGTGTGCCCTTCACCGCCGACCACCAGGGCGGCTTGTTCGGCATCTACTTCAGCGAGAACGTCCCTACCTCCCTGGCCGAAGTCTCGGCTGGCGACATCGAACGCTTCAAGCAGTTCTTCCACGCCATGCTGAACAAGGGTGTGTACTTTGCACCATCAGCCTTTGAAGCCGGTTTTGTATCGGTACAGCACACCTCCGACATTACCGACGCAACCGTGCAAGCGGCCCGCGAAGTTTTTGCTACTTTCAAGAACTAA
- the lptG gene encoding LPS export ABC transporter permease LptG, with amino-acid sequence MRTARRYLASEIYRSSAVVLIALLGLFTFFALIEELDKVGSKFTLMNLFYIQALELPTRLYDLLPIGLLIGATLALASLAQRNELVILRASGVSGLHMMLMLWTITLPLVGGAFVLSEYVTPMAEIKSSEQGMALLGRSGGGRLDSGYWFKENNDNGGVRIINIANLQGDGKVSDVSVFDFSDGQRLSGMTQAPSGQFHKNQLDLQDVTETHVNEQAHTALSQDKAPDQALVKIEKRPTLTLTTTLTPDRLIARVVTPERMSILDLKDYIGYLDANKLQTKRQVVALWRKVAYPFTLLVMITIAAPIGFMQTRHGGVGTKVFTGILLGVGFFMINQLALNVAMLSNLAPWVTALVPNLIAMAMALSALIMMENRHNRRRRNSSTTN; translated from the coding sequence ATGCGCACCGCACGCCGCTATCTCGCTTCCGAAATCTATCGCTCCAGCGCCGTGGTGCTGATTGCCCTGCTTGGCCTGTTTACCTTTTTCGCCCTGATTGAAGAGCTGGACAAGGTCGGTTCCAAATTCACCCTGATGAATCTGTTTTACATCCAGGCCCTGGAACTGCCCACCCGTTTGTACGACCTGCTACCCATCGGTTTGCTGATTGGCGCCACCCTGGCCCTGGCCAGTCTGGCACAACGTAATGAACTGGTGATTTTGCGTGCATCGGGCGTCAGCGGCCTGCACATGATGCTGATGCTCTGGACCATTACCCTGCCCCTGGTAGGTGGTGCGTTTGTGCTATCCGAGTACGTCACCCCCATGGCCGAGATCAAATCCAGTGAACAAGGCATGGCCTTGCTGGGCCGCTCCGGTGGGGGACGCCTGGACAGCGGGTACTGGTTCAAGGAAAACAATGACAATGGCGGGGTGCGCATCATCAATATTGCCAACCTGCAAGGCGATGGCAAGGTAAGCGATGTCAGCGTGTTCGACTTCTCGGATGGACAACGCCTGAGTGGAATGACCCAAGCGCCCAGCGGGCAGTTTCACAAGAACCAGCTGGACTTGCAGGACGTTACTGAGACCCACGTCAATGAACAGGCCCACACGGCTCTGTCACAGGATAAGGCACCCGATCAAGCACTGGTCAAAATTGAAAAACGCCCAACCCTGACGCTGACCACCACGCTAACGCCGGATCGACTGATTGCACGCGTCGTGACTCCCGAGCGCATGTCCATTCTGGACCTGAAGGATTACATCGGCTATCTGGACGCCAACAAGCTGCAAACCAAACGTCAGGTTGTGGCCCTGTGGCGCAAAGTTGCCTATCCCTTCACCTTGCTGGTCATGATCACTATTGCTGCGCCTATCGGCTTCATGCAGACCCGCCACGGCGGTGTGGGCACCAAGGTCTTTACCGGTATCTTGCTGGGCGTGGGCTTTTTCATGATCAACCAGCTGGCCTTGAACGTGGCCATGCTCAGCAATCTGGCGCCGTGGGTCACGGCCCTGGTTCCGAACCTGATCGCCATGGCCATGGCCTTGAGTGCGCTTATCATGATGGAAAACCGGCACAACCGGCGTCGTCGCAACTCCAGCACAACCAACTAA
- a CDS encoding symmetrical bis(5'-nucleosyl)-tetraphosphatase: protein MSLATSPAIWAIGDIQGCCRPLDSLLSHPDVAADSQAKFWFAGDLVNRGPDSLGALRLIRSLGDRAVCVLGNHDIHCLAVAAGVRKSGKQDTLQELLAAPDAQELLDWLRHQPLAHYEHGHLMVHAGVHPDWSPEQTLGYAHELEALLRADDWQDKIIELFGNHPDRWDAKLEGYDRLRAIVSTLTRMRMCEVNGRMDFKHKGAPDAESGLLAWFELPNRACAQVPIIFGHWSTLGLLNTPTVISLDTGCVWGRQLSAVRLQDRHLVQIHCPESKKPG from the coding sequence ATGTCCTTAGCTACTTCCCCCGCCATCTGGGCGATTGGTGATATTCAAGGCTGCTGCCGCCCCCTGGACAGCTTGCTCAGCCATCCTGATGTTGCAGCCGACAGCCAGGCCAAATTCTGGTTTGCAGGCGATCTGGTCAACCGTGGCCCGGACTCTCTGGGAGCGTTGCGCCTGATTCGTTCTCTGGGCGATCGCGCCGTCTGCGTGCTGGGCAACCACGACATTCACTGTCTGGCAGTTGCTGCCGGGGTACGCAAATCCGGCAAGCAGGATACCTTGCAGGAACTGCTGGCTGCGCCGGACGCACAAGAGCTGCTGGACTGGCTGCGACACCAGCCCCTGGCTCATTACGAACATGGACATTTGATGGTTCATGCCGGTGTGCATCCCGACTGGAGCCCGGAGCAAACGCTGGGCTACGCCCACGAACTGGAAGCGCTTCTGCGCGCCGATGATTGGCAAGACAAGATTATCGAATTGTTCGGCAATCACCCGGATCGTTGGGATGCCAAGCTAGAAGGTTACGACCGCCTGCGCGCCATTGTCAGTACCCTGACCCGCATGCGCATGTGCGAGGTGAATGGCCGCATGGACTTCAAGCACAAGGGTGCGCCGGATGCCGAATCGGGTTTGCTGGCGTGGTTTGAATTGCCAAATCGTGCCTGTGCCCAGGTACCTATTATTTTTGGTCATTGGTCTACACTAGGCTTGCTGAATACGCCTACCGTAATCAGTCTGGATACCGGCTGCGTCTGGGGTCGTCAGCTTAGCGCTGTACGCCTGCAAGACCGGCATCTGGTTCAGATCCACTGCCCGGAAAGCAAGAAACCGGGCTAA
- a CDS encoding AMP-binding protein, protein MERSAHLDTFARDNLPPMEWWPEMLLEGNPDVDYPARLNCAVALLGEQVAAGHGDRVALQWAQGDENRSLTYKQLDVLTNRIAHVLVEDLKLVPGNRVLLRGPNNPMMAACWLASIKAGLVTVPTMPLLRAVELKTILDKAEIHAALCDERLREELEHCMDSAHDSYTPVLKQLLCFNDESANGLEALLADKPEAFTACDTAADDICLIAFTSGTTGQPKGCMHFHRDVLAMCDTFSRHVLRLTPDDVVCGTPPLAFTFGLGGLLCFPLRVGASTVLLERLTPSDLLGMIDRFKVTMSFTAPTFYRQMAGLVDRYSLASLRATVSAGEALPDATRQLWKQASGIEMTDGIGGTEMIHVYVSSPPEKVRAGAIGQVVPGYVATILDDDLNPVPVGTVGRLAVKGPTGCKYLNDERQKQFVQGGWNFPGDTFKMDEDGYLYYQARNDDMIVSSGYNIAGPEVEGTLLKHEAVAECGVVGAADEERGQIVQAFIVLKPGFTGSDELKKKLQDFVKENAAPYKYPRAIEFVASLPRTETGKLQRFVLRQMAQD, encoded by the coding sequence ATGGAACGTTCAGCGCACCTTGATACCTTTGCACGCGACAATCTGCCACCCATGGAGTGGTGGCCGGAGATGTTGCTGGAAGGAAATCCGGATGTGGACTATCCCGCTCGTCTTAATTGCGCTGTCGCGTTGTTGGGGGAGCAGGTAGCAGCGGGGCATGGTGATCGCGTGGCTTTGCAGTGGGCACAGGGCGATGAGAATCGCAGCCTGACCTACAAGCAGCTGGACGTGCTGACCAACCGTATTGCTCATGTTCTGGTTGAGGATCTGAAGCTGGTGCCCGGCAACCGGGTTTTGCTGCGTGGCCCCAATAACCCCATGATGGCCGCTTGCTGGTTGGCCAGCATCAAGGCCGGTCTGGTGACGGTTCCCACCATGCCTTTGTTGCGTGCCGTGGAACTGAAGACCATTCTGGACAAGGCCGAGATTCATGCCGCCCTGTGTGATGAGCGCCTGCGCGAAGAGCTGGAGCATTGCATGGACTCCGCGCACGATTCCTACACGCCCGTTCTGAAGCAACTGCTGTGCTTTAACGATGAAAGCGCTAATGGTCTGGAAGCCTTGCTGGCTGACAAGCCCGAAGCGTTCACTGCTTGCGATACCGCGGCTGACGATATTTGTCTGATCGCTTTCACCAGCGGTACGACTGGCCAGCCCAAAGGTTGCATGCACTTCCATCGTGATGTGCTGGCAATGTGCGATACCTTCTCGCGCCACGTGCTGCGTTTGACCCCGGATGATGTGGTCTGCGGTACGCCTCCTTTGGCCTTTACCTTCGGCCTGGGTGGTCTGCTGTGCTTTCCGCTGCGTGTGGGGGCATCGACTGTCTTGCTGGAGCGTCTGACACCGTCCGATCTGCTGGGCATGATTGACCGCTTCAAAGTGACCATGAGCTTTACCGCGCCCACCTTCTATCGTCAGATGGCTGGTTTGGTGGACCGTTATTCCTTGGCCAGCTTGCGTGCCACCGTGTCGGCAGGCGAAGCCTTGCCCGATGCAACGCGTCAGCTTTGGAAACAGGCCAGCGGCATCGAGATGACGGACGGTATTGGTGGCACGGAAATGATTCACGTGTACGTGTCCAGTCCACCAGAAAAAGTGCGGGCCGGTGCGATTGGTCAAGTGGTGCCTGGTTATGTCGCCACGATTCTGGACGATGATCTGAATCCGGTGCCGGTCGGTACGGTAGGCCGCTTGGCCGTGAAAGGCCCAACAGGCTGCAAGTATCTGAACGATGAACGTCAGAAGCAGTTTGTTCAGGGCGGTTGGAATTTCCCTGGTGACACCTTCAAGATGGACGAGGACGGCTACCTGTATTACCAGGCCCGTAACGACGACATGATTGTTTCCTCGGGCTACAACATTGCCGGCCCAGAGGTGGAAGGTACCTTGCTCAAGCACGAGGCTGTTGCCGAGTGTGGCGTGGTGGGTGCTGCGGACGAAGAGCGTGGCCAGATTGTGCAGGCTTTCATTGTGCTCAAGCCCGGCTTTACCGGCAGCGATGAGCTCAAGAAAAAGCTGCAGGATTTTGTGAAGGAGAATGCCGCTCCCTACAAATACCCGCGTGCCATCGAGTTTGTGGCTTCCTTGCCTCGTACTGAAACAGGCAAGTTGCAGCGCTTTGTGCTGCGTCAGATGGCGCAGGACTGA
- a CDS encoding YqgE/AlgH family protein: MPGVVSGSLADTVIYVCEHNEQGALGLVINRPTDLSLVELLSRIEVDVENRADLAATSVYFGGPVQTDRGFVLHDSDKTYTSSLGVGDLTLTTSRDVLQDVAQGQGPVHMLVTLGYAGWGAGQLESEMADNAWLSIKATHEILFSTPVGERYDRALALLGISPFTLTGAAGHA; encoded by the coding sequence ATGCCCGGTGTGGTTTCGGGCAGCTTGGCCGATACGGTGATTTATGTCTGTGAACATAATGAACAAGGTGCTTTGGGCCTGGTCATTAATCGACCAACGGATCTGAGCCTGGTTGAATTGCTGTCTCGCATCGAGGTGGACGTGGAAAACCGGGCTGATCTGGCCGCGACCTCCGTCTACTTCGGTGGGCCCGTGCAAACGGATCGCGGCTTTGTTCTCCATGATTCTGACAAAACCTATACCTCCAGCCTGGGGGTGGGTGATCTGACCCTGACAACCTCCCGCGATGTGCTGCAGGATGTGGCTCAAGGCCAGGGGCCAGTGCATATGCTGGTTACGCTGGGCTATGCCGGGTGGGGCGCCGGTCAGCTGGAAAGCGAGATGGCCGACAATGCCTGGCTGAGCATCAAGGCCACCCATGAAATCCTGTTCTCTACCCCGGTTGGGGAGCGCTATGATCGCGCCCTGGCTTTGCTGGGAATCAGTCCTTTTACCCTGACAGGTGCTGCGGGCCATGCCTGA
- the ruvX gene encoding Holliday junction resolvase RuvX → MPEHETPSTVSSAQTLLAFDYGLKKIGVALGNTLTRQARPYTILRPVTREQRFAAIEALLKEWQPDRVVVGLPLTLDGGEQYASLRCRRFANQLHGRYGVAVDLVDERGSSMEAQELLGNNDDDDAMAACVILQRYLDSLPPA, encoded by the coding sequence ATGCCTGAACACGAAACACCGTCAACGGTCAGCTCGGCACAAACCTTGCTGGCTTTTGACTATGGCCTGAAAAAAATTGGCGTGGCGCTGGGCAACACCTTGACGCGCCAGGCCCGCCCTTATACGATTTTGCGGCCCGTGACACGGGAACAGCGCTTTGCGGCGATCGAGGCCTTGCTCAAGGAGTGGCAGCCCGATCGCGTCGTGGTAGGTTTGCCTTTGACCCTGGATGGCGGCGAGCAGTATGCTTCGCTGCGGTGTCGGCGTTTTGCCAACCAGCTGCACGGTCGCTATGGCGTTGCAGTAGACCTGGTCGATGAGCGGGGCTCCAGCATGGAGGCTCAAGAATTGCTGGGCAATAATGACGATGATGATGCCATGGCAGCTTGCGTGATCCTGCAGCGATATCTGGACAGCCTGCCACCGGCCTGA
- a CDS encoding rubredoxin has product MRTWMCLICGWIYDEEAGLPEEGIAPGTLWEDVPPNWVCPECGARKEDFEMIQV; this is encoded by the coding sequence ATGCGTACGTGGATGTGCCTGATTTGCGGCTGGATTTATGATGAAGAAGCAGGTTTGCCTGAGGAAGGCATTGCGCCGGGCACACTCTGGGAAGATGTCCCTCCGAACTGGGTCTGTCCCGAATGCGGCGCTCGTAAGGAAGACTTCGAAATGATCCAAGTGTGA
- a CDS encoding bifunctional hydroxymethylpyrimidine kinase/phosphomethylpyrimidine kinase has protein sequence MAAEIKNSSPALALVLAPYDPSGGAHLPADSITGAHLGCHIVSVPTALLVRDSAQQENIQTLAEDIADDQARCLLEDMNIQAIKCGPVYSPEIASMVAELCSDYPELPLVLHLSAMPTGLDELDADDALDASLRLLLPLSSLLLIDHPSLERWQADELLGDTPDAVETLLNNGANAVLVTGVPGTAGQWHTRFQGHHGRLDYSMPLDGGLRQQDIDSLLATACLSFLAQGHELDNAVESALLHLQARASNTFQPGMGHRLFNPVAPQDD, from the coding sequence ATGGCTGCTGAAATCAAAAATTCAAGTCCTGCCCTGGCGCTCGTGCTGGCTCCTTATGACCCAAGCGGTGGAGCCCACCTGCCTGCCGATTCAATCACTGGCGCTCATCTGGGCTGCCATATCGTCAGTGTGCCAACCGCCCTGCTGGTACGCGATAGCGCCCAGCAGGAAAACATCCAGACCCTGGCAGAAGACATTGCCGACGACCAGGCGCGCTGCTTGCTGGAAGACATGAACATCCAGGCCATCAAGTGCGGACCTGTCTACAGCCCTGAAATCGCCAGCATGGTGGCCGAGCTATGCTCTGACTACCCTGAACTGCCCCTGGTCCTGCACCTGAGCGCCATGCCCACGGGCCTGGACGAACTGGATGCGGACGACGCTCTTGATGCCAGTTTACGCCTGCTCCTGCCGCTGAGCTCCTTATTATTGATCGACCATCCCAGTCTGGAGCGCTGGCAAGCCGACGAGTTGCTGGGCGACACCCCGGATGCCGTGGAAACCTTGTTGAACAACGGTGCCAATGCCGTACTGGTGACGGGCGTGCCAGGGACCGCCGGGCAGTGGCACACACGTTTCCAGGGTCACCATGGCCGACTGGACTACAGCATGCCGCTGGATGGCGGCCTGCGCCAGCAGGACATAGACAGTTTGCTGGCTACCGCCTGCCTGAGCTTTCTGGCTCAAGGTCACGAGCTGGATAACGCGGTAGAATCAGCCTTGTTGCATCTGCAGGCACGCGCCAGCAACACCTTCCAGCCCGGTATGGGCCATCGCCTGTTCAACCCTGTTGCTCCCCAAGATGACTGA
- the thiE gene encoding thiamine phosphate synthase — MTDPTTLRFPAGLYGVTPEWDDTARLLNAVRAAHEGGLQVLQFRRKNGPEPIRQQQLKELIKLCLSLDLPLLVNDHWSWAQEFDVQGAHLGKSDGELTQARQALGPQALLGRSCYNSLDLARQALADDADYIAFGAMYPSSVKPEAPPAELNTLRQARLLCQEQEHEGRRAAIVAIGGITPEKMPELLEAGVDSVAVISSLFETSDIRATAQRFTDYFHAQAPSRFVR, encoded by the coding sequence ATGACTGACCCCACCACCTTGCGCTTTCCCGCCGGTCTTTACGGCGTTACTCCCGAATGGGACGACACCGCCCGCTTGTTGAACGCCGTGCGTGCCGCTCACGAAGGTGGTTTGCAGGTTCTGCAGTTCCGTCGCAAGAACGGCCCGGAACCAATCCGCCAGCAGCAACTCAAAGAGCTGATCAAGCTGTGCCTGTCCCTGGATTTGCCGCTATTGGTAAACGACCACTGGAGCTGGGCGCAAGAGTTTGACGTGCAAGGCGCACACCTGGGCAAAAGCGATGGCGAACTGACCCAGGCCCGTCAGGCACTGGGGCCGCAAGCCCTGCTGGGACGCTCCTGCTACAACAGTCTGGATCTGGCGCGCCAGGCTCTGGCAGACGATGCAGACTACATTGCCTTCGGAGCCATGTATCCCTCCAGCGTCAAACCCGAAGCGCCACCGGCTGAACTGAACACCTTGCGTCAAGCAAGACTGCTTTGCCAAGAACAAGAACACGAGGGACGGCGTGCTGCCATTGTTGCGATTGGCGGCATCACACCCGAGAAAATGCCCGAACTGCTGGAAGCAGGGGTCGATAGCGTTGCCGTTATCAGCAGCCTGTTTGAAACCAGCGATATACGCGCCACGGCGCAACGTTTTACCGACTACTTTCACGCCCAGGCCCCGTCGCGCTTTGTGCGCTGA